From the genome of Prevotella herbatica, one region includes:
- a CDS encoding TrmH family RNA methyltransferase, with protein MRKLRTIEMNRLSVEEFKEAKKLPLIVVLDDVRSLYNVGSVFRSGDAFRITAVYLCGITACPPNAEIHKTALGGEDSVDWKYFGRTEDAVEELHRDGYFVYSIEQVEGSTKLQNLDLNPEVSKGYAVIMGNEVKGVKQNVVDMSDDCLEIPQFGTKHSLNVSVTSGIVMWEFAKKFI; from the coding sequence ATGCGCAAGTTAAGGACAATAGAGATGAATAGGCTTTCTGTTGAGGAATTCAAGGAAGCTAAGAAATTACCACTGATCGTGGTTCTTGATGATGTACGCAGCTTGTATAATGTGGGTAGTGTTTTCCGTAGTGGAGACGCTTTCCGCATTACTGCGGTATATCTTTGCGGTATCACAGCTTGTCCTCCTAATGCCGAGATTCACAAGACTGCACTTGGTGGCGAGGATAGTGTGGATTGGAAATATTTTGGACGAACAGAGGATGCTGTAGAAGAATTGCATCGTGATGGTTATTTCGTATATAGTATCGAACAGGTTGAGGGAAGTACTAAATTACAAAACCTAGACCTTAATCCAGAAGTTAGCAAAGGCTATGCGGTAATAATGGGTAATGAGGTAAAAGGCGTTAAGCAGAATGTTGTAGATATGAGCGATGACTGTTTAGAGATACCACAGTTTGGAACAAAGCATAGTCTTAATGTCAGTGTAACCTCTGGTATTGTTATGTGGGAGTTTGCTAAGAAATTTATCTAA